The genomic region CAGtaatttgatttttatttttcctaTAAGTCGAGGTGTTACCTGACAGACAATTTGCTTTAAACTCAAAAGTCAAACTCACATATCAGTATGAGGGGCCATCAGGGAAATTTATTCACAAttacctcacacacatacaattaaaatgctttcacaaacacacaacagaaatGCTTTcatatggacctttttcacagcagacatgttgacttgtcataggaAAAGCCCAGCTGAGATTGatcaccttaacgatggctcagttccatctagtgtcccagtaagctatgtcagagagtcagcatgaacaataccaggacctctcctaaggggaatgcatgaattaatgaattaattaatggatttgaatacacctgtgctgttcctactatgacatgtcaacatgtctgccgtgaaaaaggtctatacacTAGTGAAAAACTATACTCTCACATACTATACTGGAACCTCACACCAGGGCCGTGCAGAGACCTTTTGAGGGGAAGGGGCTCAAATTCAAAAAAGGGCACATGGAACAAGATTTGTTAACAAtatatctttattttaaaaactgtatattttacatttttacataatACTAAATCCACAATACTGTACACCTTAAAATGAAATATGGAGCCTTACATTAaactacattcacacaaatatatccaaaAAATGCAACCATTGTCCAAGCAAAATGTaatcttacatacagtatccaaactacagtatatatagaaagttataataataagtatGTATGAACATGTCAGATTCTTGTGTGAAGCACTATACTAACCTGTGGTGCTCCCATAACCCAGCTGCTTAGGGATCCACTGCCTTTTGCTGCCTCGTTATGTCACTCCTTCAAAGTTAGCTGCCGCTGCCACAAATTTAGCTTGCCTGCTGGCTGTTTTCATCCTGGAGGAGACTCGTTAACTAGTGGCAGCTGCTAGAGGCCTCTATAACAAAcaaaatgtgcatgcatgcatgcattctcattcacttcaaaagCCCACTTACCGGCACTTCAACTTCCAACTTTCTCTCACTCTTGCTGGCCGCCGACGGACTCAATTGTGTCCAAGTGGCGTGCCTGGCAGGAAGCGGACATGCGTCACACGATAACCCTGGTCATCATGTGATATGAAGGTTTAGGTTGTTTTATCtagctaattattattattaaatattcttCTTAAACGGAccacttgttaaaaaaaaacaaatatgagaaaaaataaaatatagacaAAAAAGGGCACTTTGGCCTTGAGGGCAAAAGCATGAGAGTAAAGTAAATGAGAGCTTTTCAGTAGTGAATATGTGCGCGTTTCAGGGGTCTCATtaataaaactgtgcgtaggatcttactaaaagtgtacgtatgCCCAAAACCCAAAATTGGCGTACGCCAACAAACATTCAGTTTTAAAAAACTGTGTAtacgcacatctgtaagcaatgttccctttataaatcacagattacccacaagtgtgcatacatgaatcagcctcttatcctgcCCTGTACATGcccatttttaaaatgaaatagtcAATGCatagcacctcatgaatgctgatcagtcaCTGATCACTgatgttaatgaccctggcagttcTTTCATTACGCCGACTGgcggggaaaaagcaaaaaaacttCTCTGACGCTTggaaattgctgcaaattgaattatatttCTGGCGGttcctctctactggacccaattcagtacatggATCCAAGCTCAGttttagggaatttaaatcggcatattagccagttatcgtcatggtccctgaagtctctttctctcctgatcCTTCCCTtggcgtagtcctcctgcagggccagcagtgcttTCATGCAGCATTATGCACGGGGTCACTgaaatatgtttacaacaattagaGTTATTGTTAACACCTTGACAAAATCACgaccccccccaccccgagatacaatcTGAAGAtgaaagtctaataggcaaacacacttttcttcatgcagattttgtcacgaacagtattaaagttcggactgataacgaggacattaagggtaATGATTGCgtgagagcttaacggctgtatttccagactttgacatttgatgatatatgcacagtattaaagacagatatttagttatttacgctgtgttctgccgttatctaatgctagggtatttgatgctatcctgtattccatggagtcgggccatctcctcctcctgcgctacgtagcagacaatgtgacggtgagacagcgccgattaaacattaacacatttttattaagatttgagttggattttacaaggtgtttatggaacaattatcagtcagtacaagcgcaaataacactgctggatttaatcttcatagtaatgtggatgatatggagtgaaaaaatgtgcatgAGGCATCGATACTTTAAcatattacgagtaatcgttattcccacatttactttctgcagtctgacttcagttcaccacctcaccatctgcgttgCCAATTTCCAtcatctccaaaatgtgcgtacgcatgggtcagagtttgcgtggaggaccgcacattctgccgtcaagtttgttttttataaatcacaacctttgcgtgggaagtggcatactcacattttcagccccgttttgtgcgtacgccacggttataaatgagaccccagtaGAGTAAATGTGAGCCTTTTATTAGAATAAATGAgatgcctcaaggggcggtaacccacgaacaccgtggtggacaccggtggtctgggaagccgtccgactgaagaaggagtctttccaggatatgttatcccagaggactccggaggcagtggcaaggtaccgaagggcccgaagggctgcagcctctgccgtgaaagaggcaaagcagcgggtgtgggaaaagttcggagaagacacggagaaggactttcggtcggcaccaaggtgcttctggaaaactgttctgccacctcaggagggggaagcgggaaaccatccaagctgtgtacagtaaggatgggacgctgttgacctcaactgaggaggtaatagggcggtggaaggagcactttgaggaactcctaaatccgactaatacgccctctatggtagaggcagagctggaggataatgggggattgtcgtcaatttccctggtggaagttgctgaggtagttaaacaactccacagtgacaaagccccagggattgatgagatccgtccagaaatgcttaaagctctgggtgtggaggggttgtcttggttgacacgcctcttcaacattgcgtggaagtctgggacggtgcctaaggagtggcagaccagggtggtggttccccttttcaaaaagggggaccagagggtgtgtgccaattataggggtatcacacttctcagcctccctggtaaagtcttctccaaggtgctggaaaggagggttcggtcgatagtcgaacctcaggttgaagaggagcAATGCGGATTccatcctggtcgtggaacaacggaccagatctttactctcgcaaggatcctggagggagcctgggagtatgcccaaccggtctacatgtgctttgtggatctggagaaggcctataaccgggtcccccgggagatactgtgggaggtgctgcgggagtatggggtgagggggtcccttctcagggccatccaatctctgtacaaccaaagcgagagctgtgtccgggttctcggcagtaagtcggactcgtttcaggtgagagttggcctccgccagggctgcgctttgtcaccaatcctgtttgtagtatttatggacaggatatcgaggcgtagtcgggatggagaggggttgcagttcggtgggctggggatctcatcgctgctttttgcagatgatgtggttctgatggcatcatcggagtgtgaagcggctgggatgaggatcagcacctctaaatcggaggccatggttctcagcaggaaaccgatggagtgccttctccaggtagggaatgagtccttaccccaagtgaaggagttcaagtaccttggagtcttgttcgcgagtgagggaacaatggagcgggagattggtcagagaatcggcgcagcgggtgcggtattacattcaatttatcgcaccgttgtgatgaaaagagagctgagccagaaggcaaagctctcgatctaccggtcagttttcgttcctaccctcacctatggtcatgaaggttgggtcatgaccgaaagaacgagatccagggtacaagcggccgaaatgggtttcctcaggagggtggctggtgtctcccttagagatagggtgagaagctcagtcatcaatgaggagctcggagtagagccgctgctccttcgcgtcgaaaggagccagttgaggtgtttcgggcatctggtaaggatgccccctgggcgcctccctagggaggtgttccaggcacgtccagctgggaggaggcctcggggaagacccaggactaggtggaggaattatatctccaacctggcctgggaacgcctcgggatcccccagtcggagctggttaatgtggctcgggaaagggaagtttggggtcccctgctggagctgctacccccgcgacccgagactggataagcggacgaagatggatggatggatggagatggCGTGTGTGAATAAGTTACCGTTTGTTTATCTTTCTGTTAAGATAAGCAGAGGTTGGTGCAGCTTTGTCTTCAAAACTGTCCTGTAGGTGAAGTGTCTCAGCTTATTTATATGTTTTTAGGCCCATGATAAAACCCTGGTCAGCATTAACAACCACCTGGTGAACGGGAAAGGGAACGACCTGGATGGAGGTCTGTCTGGAGGAGGACTGAGCGGAGGGAGGCTGAACTCCCTGAAGGAGGAGATCCTGAGGGAGTTAGAGAGCCGGGTATCACTGTCCTGCTCCTCTTGTCAGGTATCACATCAACCTCCTAATAATCCAAAAAAACATTGCATCGATGGCCTTCGTTCAGACTCAAGTGTATGAAATAGAAATGAAATAACTTAAAAGAAAACATGAACAGTACAGTTGAAGTTAAAGCCATTTGTGGGTCAGTAAGATggttcattgtgtgtgttttttcaggcCGGTGTGGAGGATCTGCgccgacagcagcagcaggacaaAGAGAGGATTCAAGCTCTGGAGAAGCAGCTAAATGCCATGGACGTTCGATATCGTCAGAGCCTGGACGGGCTGCGCCGGGAGGTGGTGCGCTCGCAAGGATGCTGTGACACCGTCAACGACCTACGAAAACGCGTCACTGATGCCGAACGCAAGATCAGCTCCGCCTCAGAGAACTTTGATGTTCTGCAGAACCGTCTGGACAAGGAGCTCAGCGGAGGAGGAGGCAGCAACAATGAGAACGGTGGCTTCGGTGGAGGAGGGtttggtggtggaggaggaacTGGGGGAGGGGGGAAGGATGTTGTGGTGACGGAGGACAGACTGGACAATCGTCTGAAGGACCTGGAACGGCGGGTCAACAACACCTtgcagcagacagagcagagctgCTCGCACCTAGAAAACGACCTGAAGGACTACTTCCACAGAGAACTGGGGGACCTGCGGACAGTATTCCTGGACCGGTTTGACGACCAAGCCTTCAGGATAGCAGACGTGGAGCTGGACGTGGGACAGGTAAAGGAGAGAGTGAGCGACCAAGACAAGAGGCTGTCTAAGCTGGAAAACAACACTTCGCTCATCAGCCAGAGACTCAAAGACTGCAGCTGTGCAGGGACTACAGGAGGGTCTAAAGGAGGATCTACAGGAGGATCTACTGGAGGATCTGCAGGAGGATCTACAGGAGGAGGTACAGGAGGTACAGGAGAATCTACTGGAGGATCTGCAGGAGGATCTACAGGAGGATCTGCAGGTGGAGGATTATCTGGGACGGGAGGAGAAAGTACAACAGAGAAATCACTGGAGTGGAGAGTGATCGCCAATGAGGATCGTATTCGACACTTTAACACTGAACTGAAAGATCTGTCAGTGTCTGGAGACTCTCTGCACGACAAGGTGAGATGTAGATCCCCCacaattctttttaaaatgacaaCTATGGAGTATGAGGAAAcagcaaatacacacatataagGTTCATGTATATTTCCCTAAAACAGATTCTTACCAACATGAAATCACAGGAGAGAATAAACTTAGATGAGAATGTCAGAGGACTCTTACATTCCAAATCAGTTTCCCTCCCCCAGAAACAAATCAAAATATTTGAACAGATAGAAAGCAGCATGTCAAGGTTTTCAGATAGCTGCTCTCAAATATTTAATGTATGTAAAGGAAGGCAACATTCTTTGGATTTAGTTTATATTGTGACCCATATTTCATCTTTATcctttgtttatatttttgtatcatGAAATACTGAACCATGATCAACACGATAAATCTCACTGACATTACTTCTGTGGGATTACAGTGATTTCAGGTCTCTAAAAGAAACTCAGATAAAACGGATGTGAATGAAATCACTGTTGGATatgatcttaatgaataataataataataataatgtgaatCGTCCCTCAGGTTGTGGACCTCAGCCATGACGTCCGTAAGATCAAAGCTCTGACCGGGGATCACGGGGAACACTTTAACCGAATTGTTACTGAGGTGGAGCTCCTGGGGCAGGACTGTGAGTTGTGCGGGAAGGTGGAAGACGAGCTGCAGAGGCTGAAAAATCAATCCCAGGATGCACTGGGGCGCATGCAGAGCCAAATCAACAGACTCCAGATCAGACTGGACTTAGGAGGAGAAGGCTGCTTCCAGATCTGTTCACAGCTGGAAGATGAAGTCCGCCTGCTACGAGACGATGTCAGGAGATGCAGCGGCCAATGTAAGACCAGCCCGGCCACGCCCACAGGTCAGATAAACCAATCAAATGATTTCCTAGTAAACCACACTTACAGAGTTACTGTTGCCACCCGGTTTACAGTCACAGTGGCGAACAAGTTCTCCAAATctcccctctaatacgacccacaggagcgtttcataaatttaCGCCCCTAGTGGTGGAAGGAAATAcgacctcatatctaaaccagagaacgtaatggtcgttttaaacacgtcgttaACGTTGATTTGGGCCTCGGGCCGCTCCTTAGTTTGTGATatcaggaagcgatgcagcagtaatgttgtggatggctagcagaaacagAAATGGATTAAGAAAATATCAAGTttagtttcaaagcccttccagatggttctttCCAAAGACTAAAGTTATCTGTACTGTCGATGTTAAAAGAGTTACCACCAGAACACCACTGGAGCATTAACAACTAGAAcaatatcccttttaaagtacatttacaaCAGACTAACAATGTGccattaatttgtttttaacacgagttaactatggacaatcatgaGATTAATTGAGATTAAATATTTTCGTTTTGTGAAAAGATGCTGTAAACTGACCCATGATATTTAAACAATCCTCCTTGTGGGACGGACTAGCTGcttcatgttttaatgtaagGTTGTTATTTAATGTAAAGATGATTAAAGTTGTATGCAAACTAAACCCCGTCTAGGTGGTGGTTCTGGTAGCGTTGGTGGTACCGGTAGACCTGGGTTGGATGCTGAGAAGCCTTTAGATGGCCACAGTGTGATCGGAGGCTCCATCAACAACAACCAGCTGAAGACGCTGCAGGGCGAACTCTCTGAGGTCATCCTCACCTTCAGTTCCATCAACGACACCCTGAAGGGGTTCGAACACACGGTGCAGAAACACGGCAGCGTCATCACCGACCTCGGTGAGCTCGGTTCAGTAACACAGACTCTCTGCATTTTAAGCTTCACCTCTTTTGGCTAACGTTCATTGTTTGATCTctgacaggaaacacaaagGATAAGATAATTTCTGAGCTGGACAAGATCCAGCAAGAGGTGACGGAGCACATCGAGGAGAGCGCCAACCGCCTGGACGCGATGGACCGGGATGTCCGGCGGTTCAAGAGCACGATCCTAGTGGAGATTGGAGACTGTAAGAGGTCTGGAGACGGGCTGGAGAAGAGGCTTTCCAAGTTGGAG from Sander lucioperca isolate FBNREF2018 chromosome 3, SLUC_FBN_1.2, whole genome shotgun sequence harbors:
- the LOC116062377 gene encoding EMILIN-1-like isoform X3, which produces MAARILPLLALLTCGHAKSAFPQRPSYSLYAGGHAHGAHGARAASRHRNWCAFVVTKTVSCVVEDGVEAYVKPDYHPCSWGSGQCNRVVLYRTYMRPRYKVAYKMLTEMEWKCCHGYSGEDCNDGPIGGAGTQISTTRPQPRPGHGGINYGQGGGTNYGQGGGTNYGQGGGSGGRVDNEKMRQLEEKIQSLTKNLQDLQSTMNEHLQQEVNKPGISGGTSSGGRNPADAAQPEIKETIHSIQTKLDQLDNRTQAHDKTLVSINNHLVNGKGNDLDGGLSGGGLSGGRLNSLKEEILRELESRVSLSCSSCQAGVEDLRRQQQQDKERIQALEKQLNAMDVRYRQSLDGLRREVVRSQGCCDTVNDLRKRVTDAERKISSASENFDVLQNRLDKELSGGGGSNNENGGFGGGGFGGGGGTGGGGKDVVVTEDRLDNRLKDLERRVNNTLQQTEQSCSHLENDLKDYFHRELGDLRTVFLDRFDDQAFRIADVELDVGQVKERVSDQDKRLSKLENNTSLISQRLKDCSCAGTTGGSKGGSTGGSTGGSAGGSTGGGTGGTGESTGGSAGGSTGGSAGGGLSGTGGESTTEKSLEWRVIANEDRIRHFNTELKDLSVSGDSLHDKVVDLSHDVRKIKALTGDHGEHFNRIVTEVELLGQDCELCGKVEDELQRLKNQSQDALGRMQSQINRLQIRLDLGGEGCFQICSQLEDEVRLLRDDVRRCSGQCGGSGSVGGTGRPGLDAEKPLDGHSVIGGSINNNQLKTLQGELSEVILTFSSINDTLKGFEHTVQKHGSVITDLGNTKDKIISELDKIQQEVTEHIEESANRLDAMDRDVRRFKSTILVEIGDCKRSGDGLEKRLSKLEGVCGRLDGVSDSILKIKEGLNRHVSSLWTCVSGLNESVVHHGGIMDFIQKNQDDVFSRMKNLNSSMNQFIRDLQGSSVNGLSGLPGPPGPPGPRGERGYNGPPGRQGENGPRGLPGPKGEPGVSGVDAHVPRLSFSAALTVPMDRAGTIVFDKIFVNEGDFYDRRTGIFTAPVDGRYFFSAILTGHRNEKIEAVLSKSNYGMARVDSGGYQPEGLENNPVAEAKITPGSLAVFNIILPLQTRDTVCIDLVMGKLAHSVEPLTIFNGMLLYEDM
- the LOC116062377 gene encoding EMILIN-1-like isoform X1, which translates into the protein MAARILPLLALLTCGHAKSAFPQRPSYSLYAGGHAHGAHGARAASRHRNWCAFVVTKTVSCVVEDGVEAYVKPDYHPCSWGSGQCNRVVLYRTYMRPRYKVAYKMLTEMEWKCCHGYSGEDCNDGPIGGAGTQISTTRPQPRPGHGGINYGQGGGTNYGQGGGTNYGQGGGSGGRVDNEKMRQLEEKIQSLTKNLQDLQSTMNEHLQQEVNKPGISGGTSSGGRNPADAAQPEIKETIHSIQTKLDQLDNRTQAHDKTLVSINNHLVNGKGNDLDGGLSGGGLSGGRLNSLKEEILRELESRVSLSCSSCQAGVEDLRRQQQQDKERIQALEKQLNAMDVRYRQSLDGLRREVVRSQGCCDTVNDLRKRVTDAERKISSASENFDVLQNRLDKELSGGGGSNNENGGFGGGGFGGGGGTGGGGKDVVVTEDRLDNRLKDLERRVNNTLQQTEQSCSHLENDLKDYFHRELGDLRTVFLDRFDDQAFRIADVELDVGQVKERVSDQDKRLSKLENNTSLISQRLKDCSCAGTTGGSKGGSTGGSTGGSAGGSTGGGTGGTGESTGGSAGGSTGGSAGGGLSGTGGESTTEKSLEWRVIANEDRIRHFNTELKDLSVSGDSLHDKVVDLSHDVRKIKALTGDHGEHFNRIVTEVELLGQDCELCGKVEDELQRLKNQSQDALGRMQSQINRLQIRLDLGGEGCFQICSQLEDEVRLLRDDVRRCSGQCKTSPATPTGGGSGSVGGTGRPGLDAEKPLDGHSVIGGSINNNQLKTLQGELSEVILTFSSINDTLKGFEHTVQKHGSVITDLGNTKDKIISELDKIQQEVTEHIEESANRLDAMDRDVRRFKSTILVEIGDCKRSGDGLEKRLSKLEGVCGRLDGVSDSILKIKEGLNRHVSSLWTCVSGLNESVVHHGGIMDFIQKNQDDVFSRMKNLNSSMNQFIRDLQGSSVNGLSGLPGPPGPPGPRGERGYNGPPGRQGENGPRGLPGPKGEPGVSGVDAHVPRLSFSAALTVPMDRAGTIVFDKIFVNEGDFYDRRTGIFTAPVDGRYFFSAILTGHRNEKIEAVLSKSNYGMARVDSGGYQPEGLENNPVAEAKITPGSLAVFNIILPLQTRDTVCIDLVMGKLAHSVEPLTIFNGMLLYEDM
- the LOC116062377 gene encoding EMILIN-1-like isoform X2, whose amino-acid sequence is MAARILPLLALLTCGHAKSAFPQRPSYSLYAGGHAHGAHGARAASRHRNWCAFVVTKTVSCVVEDGVEAYVKPDYHPCSWGSGQCNRVVLYRTYMRPRYKVAYKMLTEMEWKCCHGYSGEDCNDGPIGGAGTQISTTRPQPRPGHGGINYGQGGGTNYGQGGGTNYGQGGRVDNEKMRQLEEKIQSLTKNLQDLQSTMNEHLQQEVNKPGISGGTSSGGRNPADAAQPEIKETIHSIQTKLDQLDNRTQAHDKTLVSINNHLVNGKGNDLDGGLSGGGLSGGRLNSLKEEILRELESRVSLSCSSCQAGVEDLRRQQQQDKERIQALEKQLNAMDVRYRQSLDGLRREVVRSQGCCDTVNDLRKRVTDAERKISSASENFDVLQNRLDKELSGGGGSNNENGGFGGGGFGGGGGTGGGGKDVVVTEDRLDNRLKDLERRVNNTLQQTEQSCSHLENDLKDYFHRELGDLRTVFLDRFDDQAFRIADVELDVGQVKERVSDQDKRLSKLENNTSLISQRLKDCSCAGTTGGSKGGSTGGSTGGSAGGSTGGGTGGTGESTGGSAGGSTGGSAGGGLSGTGGESTTEKSLEWRVIANEDRIRHFNTELKDLSVSGDSLHDKVVDLSHDVRKIKALTGDHGEHFNRIVTEVELLGQDCELCGKVEDELQRLKNQSQDALGRMQSQINRLQIRLDLGGEGCFQICSQLEDEVRLLRDDVRRCSGQCKTSPATPTGGGSGSVGGTGRPGLDAEKPLDGHSVIGGSINNNQLKTLQGELSEVILTFSSINDTLKGFEHTVQKHGSVITDLGNTKDKIISELDKIQQEVTEHIEESANRLDAMDRDVRRFKSTILVEIGDCKRSGDGLEKRLSKLEGVCGRLDGVSDSILKIKEGLNRHVSSLWTCVSGLNESVVHHGGIMDFIQKNQDDVFSRMKNLNSSMNQFIRDLQGSSVNGLSGLPGPPGPPGPRGERGYNGPPGRQGENGPRGLPGPKGEPGVSGVDAHVPRLSFSAALTVPMDRAGTIVFDKIFVNEGDFYDRRTGIFTAPVDGRYFFSAILTGHRNEKIEAVLSKSNYGMARVDSGGYQPEGLENNPVAEAKITPGSLAVFNIILPLQTRDTVCIDLVMGKLAHSVEPLTIFNGMLLYEDM
- the LOC116062377 gene encoding EMILIN-1-like isoform X4 encodes the protein MAARILPLLALLTCGHAKSAFPQRPSYSLYAGGHAHGAHGARAASRHRNWCAFVVTKTVSCVVEDGVEAYVKPDYHPCSWGSGQCNRVVLYRTYMRPRYKVAYKMLTEMEWKCCHGYSGEDCNDGPIGGAGTQISTTRPQPRPGHGGINYGQGGRVDNEKMRQLEEKIQSLTKNLQDLQSTMNEHLQQEVNKPGISGGTSSGGRNPADAAQPEIKETIHSIQTKLDQLDNRTQAHDKTLVSINNHLVNGKGNDLDGGLSGGGLSGGRLNSLKEEILRELESRVSLSCSSCQAGVEDLRRQQQQDKERIQALEKQLNAMDVRYRQSLDGLRREVVRSQGCCDTVNDLRKRVTDAERKISSASENFDVLQNRLDKELSGGGGSNNENGGFGGGGFGGGGGTGGGGKDVVVTEDRLDNRLKDLERRVNNTLQQTEQSCSHLENDLKDYFHRELGDLRTVFLDRFDDQAFRIADVELDVGQVKERVSDQDKRLSKLENNTSLISQRLKDCSCAGTTGGSKGGSTGGSTGGSAGGSTGGGTGGTGESTGGSAGGSTGGSAGGGLSGTGGESTTEKSLEWRVIANEDRIRHFNTELKDLSVSGDSLHDKVVDLSHDVRKIKALTGDHGEHFNRIVTEVELLGQDCELCGKVEDELQRLKNQSQDALGRMQSQINRLQIRLDLGGEGCFQICSQLEDEVRLLRDDVRRCSGQCKTSPATPTGGGSGSVGGTGRPGLDAEKPLDGHSVIGGSINNNQLKTLQGELSEVILTFSSINDTLKGFEHTVQKHGSVITDLGNTKDKIISELDKIQQEVTEHIEESANRLDAMDRDVRRFKSTILVEIGDCKRSGDGLEKRLSKLEGVCGRLDGVSDSILKIKEGLNRHVSSLWTCVSGLNESVVHHGGIMDFIQKNQDDVFSRMKNLNSSMNQFIRDLQGSSVNGLSGLPGPPGPPGPRGERGYNGPPGRQGENGPRGLPGPKGEPGVSGVDAHVPRLSFSAALTVPMDRAGTIVFDKIFVNEGDFYDRRTGIFTAPVDGRYFFSAILTGHRNEKIEAVLSKSNYGMARVDSGGYQPEGLENNPVAEAKITPGSLAVFNIILPLQTRDTVCIDLVMGKLAHSVEPLTIFNGMLLYEDM